Below is a window of Fibrobacter succinogenes DNA.
CTTGAACGAAGAGAAAGCCAGCGTCATTAAGGCGCTGGCAGTAACAGCCCCTTCTAGGGGCAAAGCAAGCCACCCCTCTTAGGGGTGGCTTGTGACTTGAATTGGAATGAAAGTATTTTTTTCCATTTTTTCTAGTAACTAATAACTAGTAACTAGTAACTATTTTTCTATATTGCTCTCCGTTCGATAAAGGGGGCGTTTATGCTCAAGTATTACAAGATCGAATCCGGTCGTCTCTCTGTAGCTCCGAGCGAGGAAGCTGCTGATATTGTCATGATGGGTTCATTGAGCCAGGAGCAGCGTAGCGTCCTTGTCAAAGAATATGAAATTACCGAACATACTATAGCCTCTGCATTCGACTCTGACGAACTTTCCCGTATTGAATACGATGATGATTTTACGACCATCGTGTTTAAGAAACCCAAGAACTATTCTGCTGCTGATAATTTCCAATTTCGTGTGGAATCTTTTGGCATATTCATTTTCAAGGACTGGGTGCTTCTGCTTACGGACAGCGATATTCCTGTGATGGACGATCGCAAATTCTCGAAGATTGACAGCTTGAATACGTTTGTGCTCCGCGTCTTGAGTTTTGCGATTGCACACTTCAATGAACACTTGAAGATTATCAATCGCATCAATGACGACTTGGAACTTCGCCTCAATACATCGATGGAAAACAAGTATTTGCTTTCGATGTTTAGCTTGAACAAGGGCTTGATTTACTACGTGAGCGCATTGAACAGTAACGATACGCTGTTGCGTAAGCTCCAGCTAGGCCGCAGCCTCAACTGGACCGAAGCCGAGCGCGAACTTCTTGAAGATATCCAAATCGAAAATGGACAGAGTTTGCAACAGGCTAACATTTACGCGAACATTTTGACATCCATGATGGATGCGCGCGCAAGCGTGATCAACAACAACGTGAACCAACTCATGAAGAACCTCACTATCGTGACGATTTCTATATCGCTCCCGACGTTCTTCGCAAGTTTGTTCGGTATGAACGTGAAGCTCCCGTTTGGCATGAACGGCGATGCGACCGTCGGCTCCCCGGTGGCGTTCTGGATTATCATTGCCATCTGCTTCCTGTCTGTGTTTGTCTTCTTGGCAGTCTGGATGCGCAAGAAGTAACCTTCGCTCAAGTTGCGAGTTTTAATTAGTTACAAAAAACGCGACCGTTGGGCCGCGTCTTTCGTTAATAACTAATCACCCACCTAAAGGTGACCATGCCCACATAAGTGCTGAAGCACTAAGTGGTCAAAGGTAATCACTTCCTACTGTCTACTGCCTACAGTCTACTGCGAAGCTAGTTCCCTCTTTCGCTCATGCTCGAAAACATGGCTACAATTTCTTCGGTGAAATTGCTCTTAGGGAATTTATCAGCGATAGCGAGCGCCTGTTCCAGGTGCTCTTGGGCTTCGGCTTTCGCCTTCGCAAAGCTTTTTCTTGCCATCAGGCGGTCCTGAATTTTCTCGGGAATCCCTTCTGCAGACGCTTTCGCGATAAAGCCTTCCATTTCGCTGCGTTCTTTGGCGGTGCAATCTTCGAAGTAGTAAAGCAATGGGAGCGTGATAAGCCCGTTCGAAAGGTCGGTGAATTTGGCTTTGTCCATGTTCACGGAACCGTATCCGTAATCGAGCAGGTCATCGATAATCTGGAAAGCAATTCCAAAGTGCGTTCCCATCTTGGCACATTCATCAACCATCGGTTGGTCAAAGCCTGCCATGATGCCACCGAGGCGTGCTGCGGCGTCAATGAGCGCGGCGGTCTTTCCGTCGATGATTTCGTTGTAGGCTTTGCGTGAAAGGCCCATATCGCCACAATGATCGAGTTCCATGATTTCACCGATAATCAACTTGTCGGCGGCATCAGAGATAATCAGCGGCACTTTACGGACTTCTTCGTTGATGACACAACGCATGGACTGCGAAAGCACGTAATCGCCAATCAGCACGGCTACTTGCGTGCCCCATTCGCGGTGGGCTGTTTTTTGTCCGCGGCGAACTTCCGTTCCATCGATGATATCGTCGTGGACGAGGCTTGCGAGGTGCAACAGTTCCACGGCTGCGCAGGCATGTGCCACGCGGTCTATGTCTGGCTTTTGCGTTCCGCAGTTCGCGAGTAGGCAAAGGAGCGTTGAACGGATGCGTTTGCCCTTGCGGCTAAACAATGTCATAAGGCGGTCAGAAATCCCTGCGGGGGCGTTCTTGGCCACCTGCATAATGACTTGTTCTGTCTGATTCAGTTCCGTCTTTACCAAGTCTCGTGCTTGGGATAAAACGGTTTTGAAGTCGGCTTTCGTCGGACTCATTTAAATATCCAAATCGTTCAAGACTTTATATGCGTTTGTTTCGATGAACTTGCGGCGCGGTTCCACGTCTTCGCCCATGAGCATGCTAAAGATCTGGTCGGCAAGCACGCTGTCTTCCACATGGCACTGCTTGAGGAATCGTGTCTTCGGATCCATGGTCGTTTCGTTCAACTGTTCTGGCGACATTTCGCCCAAACCTTTGAATCGAGTAATCGTGACATTCTTCTTGTCTTCGACTTCGGCCATGACCTTGTCCTTTTCGTTTTCATCGAACAAGTAGCGTTCCTTCTGCCCAACCTTGAGCTTGTACAGAGGAGGCATGGCGAGGAAGATGTGTCCTGCATCGATCAGCGGACGCATATAGCGGAAGAAGAACGTGAGCAAAAGCGTCTGGATGTGAGAGCCGTCCACATCAGCATCGGTCATGATGATAATCTTGTTGTAACGGAGCTTTTCAATTTTGAACTCAGTTCCGATACCAGTGCCGATGGCGTTCACGAGGTTCTGGATTTCTTCGGTGTCGAGCACGCGGTGGAGGCTTGCCTTTTCCACGTTCAAGATTTTACCGCGGAGGGGAAGAATGGCCTGGAATTCGCGGCTACGGCCCATCTTTGCAGAACCACCTGCAGAGTCACCTTCCACGATGAACATTTCGCATTCCTTCGGGTCGCGGCTAGAGCAGTCGGCGAGTTTTCCCGGAAGGCCCCCGCTTTCAAGAACGTTCTTGCGGCGGGCGAGTGTACGTGCGCGGTGGGCTGCTTCACGAGCCACGGCGGCGTTATAAACTTTGTCCAAGATAATCTTGACGGCTGCCGGATTCTCTTGGAAGTATTCTTCGAGCTTCGCGCCGAATGCGGATGCTACATAACCTGCGATTTCGGAGTTGCCGAGCTTACGCTTTGTCTGGCCTTCGAACTGCGGCTGAGAAACTTTAATGGCGATAACGGCGGTAAGGCCTTCACGAATATCGTCCGAAGTAATCTGCGCTTCTTTCTTGCCCTTCGGCATGTCTTGTGCAAACTTGCTGATAACGCGGGTGAGAGCCGTTTTGAAACCCGTCACGTGAGTTCCGCCATCGTAGGTATTTACGTTATTGACGAAACTGAAGAAGTTTTCCTGATAGCCGTCGTTGTACCACATGGCTACTTCGAGCGGATATTGTCCGTCGGGGAGCAGCAAGTGGATCGGTTCGTTAAAGAGCGGAGTGCGGTGTTCGTCCACATAGCGCACAAATTCAGAAACACCACCGGGGAAGCAGAATGTATCGGTCTGCTTGTGTTCCGGATCGCGTTCGTCTGTAAGAGTCAAGCGAAGCCCGCTCATAAGGAATGCGAGTTCGCGGAAACGCGTGGCGAGCGTGTCGTACACGTAAACTGTTTCCGAGAAAATCGTATCGTCCGGATAAAATTCTACAGAAGTTCCTGTCGTTCCGTCAGACGGTCCAATATCGACTTGCGGGCCTGTTGGAATGCCACGAGCAAATTCCTGACGAACAACGCGACCATTGCGGCGCACGGTTACGATAAGCTTGTTAGAAAGTGCGTTCACGCAGCTCACGCCCACGCCATGAAGACCGGCAGAAACCTTATATGAACTATTGTTGAACTTACCACCGGCGTGGAGCTTTGTCATCACGACCTGGATGGTGCCCACTTTTTCCTTCGGGTGGATATCCGTCGGAATGCCACGACCGTTGTCGGTCACGCGGATGCCGTTACCCGGCAAAATGGAAATTTCGATATGGTTGCAGAAACCGGCCAAGGCTTCGTCCACGGAGTTGTCGACCACTTCCCAAACGAGGTGATGTAAACCGCGGATATCGGTGGAACCAATGTACATTGCAGGGCGGACACGAACTGCTTCTAGACCTTCGAGAACGGTGATACTGGAACCGCTATAATCTGCTTCCGCCTTCTTAACTTCTTCTGTTTCTTCTGCCATAATTCCTCTATTAAGCCCCTCTTAGATGAATCGTATTCCTTGAATAAAAGGTTTCCCTAAAAGGGTATTACACTTCCCAATAATAGCTTTTTTTTGGAGGTTCATTTCGAACTTTAGCGCTGAATTAGGAACTTCTAGCACCAATGTATTTTTGTCGATTTTTATGGGCTTGACGTGGTTTACAAGTAGGGGCCCGATCACCTCCGAAAAACGCTCCGAGATGGTCTTAAAGTTGATATCTTCGGTGATGTTATTCTTTGAAAGAACTTGCTCTAAGAGGACTTGAATGTCCTGAACTTTGTTCGCTGTATAGCTCTTGTTGCTCGTGCGTTTTGTTTCGAACATTTGTACAAATTCATCGCATTAAACAAGCAGCAATTTGGAGAGCGTAAACCCGCCAATCAAGATGCTTGTCATGCCGGCAACGACTGTAGCCTTTGTGCTTTTGCCTACGCCTTCTGCACCGCTATGGGTAAAGAAGCCGAAGAAGCAAGCGTAACTCGAAATGAAAAATCCGTAAAGCGTCGCTTTGATTAAGCCTACGACCAAGTCCCAGTTCTGGTAAAACATGCGTACACCGTAAAAGAACACGGACCACGAGACTTCTTTGTAAAGGTGTGCCACTTCGTAACCGCCGGCGATACCGATGAAAATACTCAAGATGGTAAGGACCGGAAGCATGATGACCGTTGCGATGAGCCTTGGTGCAAGCAAGTATTTATAAGGATTGAGACCTAATACTTTGTATGCGTCAAGCTGCTCTGTAACGGCCATTGTTCCAAGTTCCGAGCACATCGAAGCGCCAATTCGTCCAGCGAGAACCATTGCGGTAAGAATCGGGCAGAGTTCCACCATCACGGATTTGCCGACAGCCATGCCGACAAACATCATGGGAATCATGTCGCCGAACTGGTAGGCTAGCTGCCACGACATGATGGCGCCTGTTGCAAGCGATGCGGCAAATACCACGGGGATACTTGTGATGCCCACGTGGTGCATTTGTTCAACAGTCGTGTGCAAATTGGTAAAGGCTCCGGGAATGTTCTTGAACAATTCCCAGATGAACACGAGATAACCCACAACCTTGTTCAGGAAGCGTCTAACCGCACGTCCAAGGCCTTCGGCCATTTTGTTCAATAACGAAATCAAGTTGGACCGTTACTTCTTTGCTTTTGCGGCGTTCTTCTTAGCCTTTGTCGGTGCGCTGATGGACTTCTTGAAGAGCTGCATGTCGCTTAAGTACTTGATGGCTTCGTTCAGCTGCTTGTCGCGCTTGAGCGAGAATGCGGTGCTGACGGAGTCATTCACGAAAGCGGTGAGAAGTTCGCGCTTGATGCCATCCTTGATGTAGTCCTTGTTGGCTTCGAACTGGGCATCGCGGTTATCTTCAAGAGCCTTGCGCATTTCGTTGATACGCTTGACCAGGTTCGAGTCCGAAATGGTCTTTGCGCTGTCGCCCATGTAGTTCTGTTCGCGGATGATGCTCTTTTCAAGCTGATCCACGCCGACGAGTGCGTTGCTCTTGACTTTCATGAAGTTCGTGTCTTTCTTGCAGTATGCCTTGAACTGCGTGAAGAGGGAATCCGGTACAACCCATTCGGAGTTCACCTTGACGCCTGCTTTTTCGAGGCTTGGACGAATCTTCACGGCGAACTTGAAGTACATGGCCATGCGTTCTTGCACTTGGACAACCCACGGCATCGGATCGAGTTCTACATCGACGTCCGGCGTAATGCCGCCACCGCCAAACATCATACGACCATTGTTCGTGTAGAATGTGTCGCGCTTTGCGGTATCGGCTTTTACAGAATCGGTCTTTGCGGTTTCTGTTTCTTCTGCATCGGAGTCATCTTCTTCCTGGAGCTTGAGCCCCTTGATGCCATTTTCAGGCTTGTTGATGCAACGACCGAAGGGGAGGTAGTAGAATGCTGTGGTGAGCTTGAGAGCGTTGCCCTGATTGTCGAGCGGGAAGATGGTCTGTACGGAACCTTTACCGAACGAGGTCTTACCAACGATCAAGGCGCGGTCCCAGTCCTGAAGTGCACCGGAGACAATTTCAGCGGCGCTAGCGGAGCCTTGGTTCACGAGCACGACCATCGGAACATCCGACTTGAGCATCGGGTTTCTGCGGGATGCGCTTTCGGTTTTCTGTGTACGACCGCGAGTGCTAACAATGACGTTACCCGGCTTCAAGAAAAGTTCACTGATTTCGATAGCCTGATTCAAAAGTCCACCCGGATTGTAGCGCATGTCGAGGATGAGCTTTTTCATGCCTTGCTTCTGGAGACCGCGGATGGCGTTTTCGACATCGCTTGTGGTCTTGTCGCTAAAGGTGGCAAGCTTGATATAGCCGATTTCCGGTGTGACCATGCCATAGTAAGGAACGGCGTGCACGATAATTTCGGCTCTCGTGATGGTGAAGTCCATGAGGTCGGGAACGCCTTCACGTTCAATTGCAACGGTCACGTCTGTACCGATCTTTCCACGGAGCTTGTTCACGGCGTCATCAAGTGACATGCCTTTTGTTTCTTTGCCATCGATTTTGCGGATGCGGTCACCAGCGCGGATGCCGAGCTTGAATGCCGGGGTGCCGGAGAGCGGCGAAATAACGGTAAGGATATTGTCACGGAGGCTAATGGTAATGCCCACGCCACCGAACTTGCCTTCCATGGAAACGCGCAAGCTTTCGTAGTCTTTCGGTGCGAAAACCGTCGTGTGCGGGTCCAGAATGTTTCTGATGCCGTTGATGGCTGCGTCAGTCAGTTCGGTCGGATTTACATTTTCAACGTATTTGCGGTTGACTTCGGAAAGGACCTTGTTCAATCGTGAAACTTC
It encodes the following:
- a CDS encoding magnesium transporter CorA family protein — protein: MLKYYKIESGRLSVAPSEEAADIVMMGSLSQEQRSVLVKEYEITEHTIASAFDSDELSRIEYDDDFTTIVFKKPKNYSAADNFQFRVESFGIFIFKDWVLLLTDSDIPVMDDRKFSKIDSLNTFVLRVLSFAIAHFNEHLKIINRINDDLELRLNTSMENKYLLSMFSLNKGLIYYVSALNSNDTLLRKLQLGRSLNWTEAERELLEDIQIENGQSLQQANIYANILTSMMDARASVINNNVNQLMKNLTIVTISISLPTFFASLFGMNVKLPFGMNGDATVGSPVAFWIIIAICFLSVFVFLAVWMRKK
- a CDS encoding polyprenyl synthetase family protein, producing the protein MSPTKADFKTVLSQARDLVKTELNQTEQVIMQVAKNAPAGISDRLMTLFSRKGKRIRSTLLCLLANCGTQKPDIDRVAHACAAVELLHLASLVHDDIIDGTEVRRGQKTAHREWGTQVAVLIGDYVLSQSMRCVINEEVRKVPLIISDAADKLIIGEIMELDHCGDMGLSRKAYNEIIDGKTAALIDAAARLGGIMAGFDQPMVDECAKMGTHFGIAFQIIDDLLDYGYGSVNMDKAKFTDLSNGLITLPLLYYFEDCTAKERSEMEGFIAKASAEGIPEKIQDRLMARKSFAKAKAEAQEHLEQALAIADKFPKSNFTEEIVAMFSSMSERGN
- a CDS encoding ABC transporter permease → MISLLNKMAEGLGRAVRRFLNKVVGYLVFIWELFKNIPGAFTNLHTTVEQMHHVGITSIPVVFAASLATGAIMSWQLAYQFGDMIPMMFVGMAVGKSVMVELCPILTAMVLAGRIGASMCSELGTMAVTEQLDAYKVLGLNPYKYLLAPRLIATVIMLPVLTILSIFIGIAGGYEVAHLYKEVSWSVFFYGVRMFYQNWDLVVGLIKATLYGFFISSYACFFGFFTHSGAEGVGKSTKATVVAGMTSILIGGFTLSKLLLV
- a CDS encoding S41 family peptidase: MMFKFFSIRSVFMATLSALCIANAATDKKTPPGDFYDEVSRLNKVLSEVNRKYVENVNPTELTDAAINGIRNILDPHTTVFAPKDYESLRVSMEGKFGGVGITISLRDNILTVISPLSGTPAFKLGIRAGDRIRKIDGKETKGMSLDDAVNKLRGKIGTDVTVAIEREGVPDLMDFTITRAEIIVHAVPYYGMVTPEIGYIKLATFSDKTTSDVENAIRGLQKQGMKKLILDMRYNPGGLLNQAIEISELFLKPGNVIVSTRGRTQKTESASRRNPMLKSDVPMVVLVNQGSASAAEIVSGALQDWDRALIVGKTSFGKGSVQTIFPLDNQGNALKLTTAFYYLPFGRCINKPENGIKGLKLQEEDDSDAEETETAKTDSVKADTAKRDTFYTNNGRMMFGGGGITPDVDVELDPMPWVVQVQERMAMYFKFAVKIRPSLEKAGVKVNSEWVVPDSLFTQFKAYCKKDTNFMKVKSNALVGVDQLEKSIIREQNYMGDSAKTISDSNLVKRINEMRKALEDNRDAQFEANKDYIKDGIKRELLTAFVNDSVSTAFSLKRDKQLNEAIKYLSDMQLFKKSISAPTKAKKNAAKAKK
- the gyrB gene encoding DNA topoisomerase (ATP-hydrolyzing) subunit B; amino-acid sequence: MAEETEEVKKAEADYSGSSITVLEGLEAVRVRPAMYIGSTDIRGLHHLVWEVVDNSVDEALAGFCNHIEISILPGNGIRVTDNGRGIPTDIHPKEKVGTIQVVMTKLHAGGKFNNSSYKVSAGLHGVGVSCVNALSNKLIVTVRRNGRVVRQEFARGIPTGPQVDIGPSDGTTGTSVEFYPDDTIFSETVYVYDTLATRFRELAFLMSGLRLTLTDERDPEHKQTDTFCFPGGVSEFVRYVDEHRTPLFNEPIHLLLPDGQYPLEVAMWYNDGYQENFFSFVNNVNTYDGGTHVTGFKTALTRVISKFAQDMPKGKKEAQITSDDIREGLTAVIAIKVSQPQFEGQTKRKLGNSEIAGYVASAFGAKLEEYFQENPAAVKIILDKVYNAAVAREAAHRARTLARRKNVLESGGLPGKLADCSSRDPKECEMFIVEGDSAGGSAKMGRSREFQAILPLRGKILNVEKASLHRVLDTEEIQNLVNAIGTGIGTEFKIEKLRYNKIIIMTDADVDGSHIQTLLLTFFFRYMRPLIDAGHIFLAMPPLYKLKVGQKERYLFDENEKDKVMAEVEDKKNVTITRFKGLGEMSPEQLNETTMDPKTRFLKQCHVEDSVLADQIFSMLMGEDVEPRRKFIETNAYKVLNDLDI
- a CDS encoding DUF721 domain-containing protein yields the protein MFETKRTSNKSYTANKVQDIQVLLEQVLSKNNITEDINFKTISERFSEVIGPLLVNHVKPIKIDKNTLVLEVPNSALKFEMNLQKKAIIGKCNTLLGKPFIQGIRFI